The following proteins are encoded in a genomic region of Streptomyces lunaelactis:
- a CDS encoding sodium/solute symporter — protein sequence MNPEILLAAPGALDTDTRALVLVGFLTFIVPILFICVLSGPERDRVNDFYTAGRSVPPLRGALVLSGVYLSAATVLGTTGSVAVFGYDGLFIALCTVLSLGVLLLLARPLRERAGYTLGDIFALRAPGPAARIAAAVVTLSACVPYLVVQLSGAGVTTTALLGLSGAGAEQSAVIMIGALVVCATVFGGMRGTIVIQVIKTVVLLCAALAVTAVLLHHFHWSGESLIDAAGQGSGRPAGYMRPGLRFAGSTDPESTLDFVGLMITIVLGVACLPHVAMQLGTAPDAAAARRTVRHTISIVGAFCLTTALMGFAAAALVGAPAIMAADPGGNSTLLLLTGELAGGSSTDTGGAFLVVLVSSAVFLTTLAVVASITLAAAAAVAHDLYTHVLRRGRTTEGREVAAARLASAAVGALSIGLAVWVQGWNVLFLSALSLAVAASCLLPALVYSLFWSGYTRAGLLWTLYGGLGCAVGLQICGPVFSGTPSALFPDWNLDWFPLQTVVLVSMPAAFLLGALGSVMGKRRVPEVGEHARA from the coding sequence ATGAATCCGGAGATCCTGCTCGCCGCGCCCGGCGCCCTGGACACGGACACGCGCGCCCTGGTCCTCGTGGGCTTTCTCACGTTCATCGTCCCCATCCTGTTCATCTGCGTCCTCAGCGGCCCCGAGAGAGACAGGGTCAACGACTTCTACACAGCGGGTCGCAGCGTGCCGCCCTTGCGGGGAGCGCTCGTACTGTCCGGCGTCTACCTGTCCGCGGCCACGGTGCTCGGCACCACGGGAAGCGTCGCGGTCTTCGGCTACGACGGTCTGTTCATCGCCCTGTGCACCGTGCTGTCCCTCGGCGTGCTCCTCCTGCTGGCCCGCCCCCTGCGCGAGCGGGCCGGCTACACCTTGGGTGACATATTCGCCCTGCGGGCTCCAGGACCCGCGGCAAGGATCGCGGCCGCCGTCGTGACCCTGAGCGCATGCGTCCCCTATCTGGTCGTGCAGCTCTCCGGTGCGGGAGTGACCACCACGGCGCTGCTGGGACTGTCCGGTGCGGGCGCCGAACAGAGCGCCGTCATCATGATCGGCGCACTGGTCGTCTGCGCAACGGTTTTCGGCGGCATGCGTGGCACCATCGTGATTCAGGTGATCAAAACGGTGGTGCTGCTCTGCGCGGCCCTGGCTGTGACAGCTGTACTGCTCCATCATTTTCACTGGAGCGGCGAATCCCTGATCGACGCCGCCGGACAGGGCAGCGGCCGTCCCGCCGGCTATATGCGACCCGGCCTCAGGTTCGCCGGCAGCACCGACCCCGAAAGCACACTCGACTTCGTCGGCCTGATGATCACCATCGTGCTGGGAGTGGCGTGCCTGCCACACGTGGCCATGCAACTGGGCACCGCGCCCGACGCGGCCGCCGCGCGCCGCACAGTGCGCCACACCATCAGCATCGTCGGCGCTTTCTGCCTCACCACAGCACTGATGGGCTTCGCAGCTGCCGCGTTGGTCGGCGCCCCGGCGATCATGGCCGCGGATCCGGGAGGCAACAGCACCCTGCTGCTGCTCACCGGCGAACTGGCCGGCGGCTCCTCCACCGACACGGGCGGTGCGTTTCTCGTCGTACTGGTTTCCTCCGCAGTGTTCCTCACCACGCTCGCGGTCGTGGCGAGCATCACCCTGGCGGCCGCGGCGGCGGTCGCCCACGACCTGTACACGCATGTCCTGCGCCGGGGGCGCACGACCGAAGGCCGAGAGGTGGCCGCCGCACGCTTGGCGTCCGCCGCGGTCGGAGCACTGAGCATCGGACTGGCGGTCTGGGTCCAGGGATGGAACGTCCTGTTCCTGTCTGCGCTCTCCCTGGCGGTAGCCGCCTCCTGCCTGCTTCCGGCACTGGTGTACTCCCTCTTCTGGAGTGGGTACACCCGTGCCGGTCTGCTCTGGACGCTGTACGGAGGCCTGGGCTGCGCCGTCGGACTGCAGATCTGCGGTCCGGTCTTCTCCGGCACCCCCTCGGCGCTCTTCCCGGACTGGAACCTCGACTGGTTCCCGCTCCAGACGGTCGTCCTCGTATCGATGCCCGCCGCCTTTCTGCTCGGCGCGCTGGGCAGCGTGATGGGAAAGCGGCGGGTGCCGGAGGTCGGGGAGCATGCCAGGGCATGA
- a CDS encoding sensor histidine kinase, translating to MIRNRRRTPSRQPALPTLPGWGTIRGRVAIVLAVPTCLLLVVTGLGVVDRAADWSAARETAGRVELVLKAQDLVRELQRERGLTNGLVGGAKEYRDDVDVQRARTDTARTGFDALLAAGGADADTADDLRDALSPVAALADMRRTVDDGAAQRAPTLAAYTEAIDGLISAAAAEPARGDRPLADAMGALQALARTTEAVALERGSLNGVFAAGRFKGSEFLDFTEVRAERLAFLRQYAELATSDQQSALAAAFATSDARRATGYEKRAEGGADGSRLAVNPGLWWSSMTVLVDQLHGVQRQIGADVRVRADRIGDDATRQLGGFIGLGVLILAVATALAVLSARSITRPLVALADEADSVARTGLPAAVARIQEAEAGDELVPEPSRPVPDSAREFTRLATALHNVEHTAIGLATEQAVLRRNTSESLASLGRRNQALLSRQLGLITILERQEIDPDALGELFELDHLATRMRRNAESLLVLAGEELPPRTWSGLVTATEVVQSAIAEVEQYQRVAVADVQDGRIHGRAVAELSHLLAELIENALVFSPPSCPVEIYGWRDVGDYCLAVVDRGSGMSAEELARSNARLAGRETFLIAPTRYLGHYVVGTLAARLGAQVELRPTQGQDGAVGVTAYIALPATLVDVTQPQSTQTHSAQTHSATAG from the coding sequence GTGATCCGCAACCGACGACGCACTCCGTCGCGACAGCCCGCTCTTCCCACTCTGCCCGGTTGGGGCACGATCCGCGGCCGTGTGGCCATCGTGCTCGCCGTGCCCACCTGTCTGCTGCTGGTCGTGACCGGCCTCGGTGTCGTCGACCGGGCGGCCGACTGGTCCGCGGCGCGCGAGACCGCCGGCCGGGTCGAGCTTGTCCTCAAGGCCCAGGATCTGGTGCGCGAGCTGCAGCGCGAACGTGGCCTCACCAATGGGCTGGTGGGCGGCGCCAAGGAGTACCGCGACGACGTCGACGTTCAGCGTGCCCGCACCGATACCGCCCGGACCGGATTCGACGCCCTGCTCGCGGCGGGCGGCGCGGACGCGGATACCGCCGACGACTTACGGGACGCGCTCTCCCCGGTCGCGGCGTTGGCCGACATGCGCCGAACGGTTGACGACGGCGCCGCCCAGCGCGCGCCGACCCTGGCCGCGTACACCGAGGCGATCGACGGCCTGATCAGCGCCGCGGCGGCGGAACCCGCTCGGGGTGACCGCCCCCTCGCCGACGCGATGGGCGCCCTGCAGGCCCTCGCCCGAACCACCGAGGCGGTCGCCCTGGAGCGCGGCTCCCTCAACGGGGTCTTTGCCGCCGGGCGTTTCAAGGGGAGCGAGTTCCTCGACTTCACCGAGGTACGGGCGGAGCGGCTGGCCTTCCTGCGTCAGTACGCCGAACTCGCCACCTCCGACCAGCAGTCCGCACTCGCCGCCGCCTTCGCCACCAGCGACGCCCGGCGCGCGACCGGCTACGAGAAGCGGGCGGAGGGCGGAGCCGACGGCAGCCGGCTCGCTGTGAACCCCGGCCTCTGGTGGTCGTCGATGACCGTGCTCGTCGACCAACTCCATGGCGTGCAACGGCAGATCGGCGCCGACGTGCGGGTTCGCGCGGACCGCATCGGGGACGACGCCACCAGGCAGTTGGGCGGCTTCATCGGCCTCGGTGTGCTGATCCTCGCGGTTGCCACCGCACTCGCCGTGCTCTCCGCCCGCTCGATCACGCGGCCGCTCGTCGCACTCGCCGATGAGGCCGACTCGGTGGCTCGTACCGGGCTGCCCGCCGCTGTTGCCCGGATCCAGGAGGCCGAGGCGGGCGACGAACTCGTCCCTGAACCGTCCCGTCCGGTCCCCGACAGCGCCCGCGAGTTCACCAGGCTCGCCACCGCCCTGCACAATGTCGAGCACACTGCGATAGGCCTTGCGACCGAGCAGGCTGTGCTCCGGCGCAACACCTCCGAGTCGCTCGCCAGCCTCGGCCGCCGCAATCAGGCGCTGCTCTCCCGCCAGCTCGGCCTGATCACCATCCTGGAGCGCCAGGAAATCGACCCGGACGCGCTTGGCGAGCTCTTCGAACTCGACCACCTGGCCACCCGTATGCGCCGCAATGCCGAGTCGCTGCTCGTGCTCGCCGGGGAGGAGCTGCCGCCGCGCACCTGGTCCGGCCTGGTGACGGCGACCGAGGTGGTCCAGTCGGCGATCGCCGAGGTCGAGCAGTACCAGCGCGTCGCTGTGGCCGACGTACAGGACGGCCGGATCCACGGCCGGGCCGTTGCCGAGCTCTCCCATCTGCTCGCCGAACTCATAGAGAACGCCCTGGTCTTCTCACCTCCCTCGTGCCCGGTCGAGATCTACGGCTGGCGCGACGTCGGCGACTACTGCCTTGCAGTCGTCGATCGGGGTTCTGGCATGAGCGCCGAGGAGCTGGCCCGCTCCAACGCCCGGCTCGCGGGCCGGGAAACCTTCCTGATCGCCCCCACCCGCTACCTCGGCCACTACGTCGTCGGGACACTGGCGGCCCGGCTCGGCGCCCAGGTCGAACTGCGCCCCACCCAAGGGCAGGACGGGGCCGTGGGTGTCACCGCGTACATCGCCCTGCCGGCCACTCTCGTCGATGTGACACAGCCGCAGTCGACACAGACGCATTCGGCACAGACGCATTCGGCGACGGCCGGCTGA
- a CDS encoding helix-turn-helix domain-containing protein, whose amino-acid sequence MSTQAPNQARVIPLRPVAPAPAPAAKEPLWRHIVGHVLRRERLAQERTLKDVADAARISMPYLSELERGRKEASSEVLAAAARALGLGLADLLALAHGELARPVRARRANADIAPTAADGAVTSVAALSNRHTGARMPSRQGQVSLAA is encoded by the coding sequence GTGAGCACCCAAGCGCCGAACCAAGCCCGCGTCATTCCCCTGCGCCCGGTCGCACCGGCGCCCGCCCCCGCGGCCAAGGAGCCCCTCTGGCGCCACATCGTTGGTCACGTCCTGCGCCGCGAGCGTCTCGCCCAGGAACGTACGCTCAAGGATGTCGCCGACGCCGCCCGGATCTCGATGCCCTATCTCTCCGAGCTCGAGCGCGGCCGCAAGGAGGCCTCGTCCGAAGTCCTCGCGGCCGCCGCGCGTGCACTGGGTCTCGGGCTGGCCGACCTGCTCGCCCTGGCACATGGTGAGCTCGCCCGCCCGGTCCGGGCGAGGCGGGCCAACGCCGACATCGCCCCCACCGCCGCCGATGGCGCGGTGACGTCGGTCGCGGCGCTGAGCAACCGGCACACCGGGGCGCGGATGCCCTCGCGGCAGGGCCAAGTGAGCCTCGCCGCCTGA
- a CDS encoding ClpP family protease, translating to MGQYTIPNVVERTPQGERSYDVFSRLLSERIIFLGTEIDDGVANVVIAQLLHLESSSPDSEIAIYINSPGGSFTSLMAIYDTMTFIRAPISTFCVGQAASTAAVLLAGGAPGRRFVLEHARVLLGQPASGGRQGTVSDLSLQAKEMLRIRSQVEEVLSRHTHHDVATLRADMDRDKIFTAQEAVAYGLADEVLSRRLAVAA from the coding sequence ATGGGCCAGTACACGATCCCGAACGTCGTCGAGCGCACGCCGCAGGGCGAGCGGTCGTACGACGTCTTCAGCCGGCTGCTGTCCGAGCGGATCATCTTCCTCGGTACCGAGATCGACGACGGCGTGGCGAACGTCGTCATCGCGCAGCTGCTCCACCTCGAGTCGTCGAGCCCGGACAGCGAGATCGCGATCTACATCAACTCGCCCGGCGGCTCCTTCACTTCACTCATGGCGATCTACGACACGATGACCTTCATCCGCGCCCCGATCTCGACGTTCTGCGTCGGGCAGGCGGCCTCGACCGCGGCGGTGCTCCTGGCCGGCGGAGCCCCCGGGCGGCGGTTCGTACTCGAGCACGCCCGGGTGCTGTTGGGGCAGCCGGCGAGCGGCGGCCGGCAGGGGACGGTCTCGGATCTCAGCCTCCAGGCCAAGGAGATGCTGCGGATCCGCTCCCAGGTCGAGGAGGTGCTGTCCCGGCACACGCACCACGACGTCGCGACGCTGCGCGCGGACATGGACCGGGACAAGATCTTCACCGCGCAGGAGGCGGTGGCGTACGGGCTCGCCGACGAGGTTCTGAGCCGGCGGCTCGCGGTTGCCGCCTGA
- a CDS encoding ATP-dependent Clp protease proteolytic subunit: MSPLITGWDPGLNPRADTGDTPPSRFDDHLAAQLLTQRIVFLGTQVDEVSANRVCAQMLLLSAEDPKTDISLYINSPGGSVTAGLAIYDTMRLIPNDVSTLAMGFAASMGQFLLAVGTEGKRHALPNARIMMHQPSAGIGGTAADIAIQAENLEFTKKAIERITAKHTGQSEETISRDGDRDRWFTAEQAKEYGMVDHVVESLDSVRPAGSRRRVGL; this comes from the coding sequence ATGTCGCCACTCATCACCGGCTGGGACCCAGGCCTGAATCCACGAGCCGACACCGGCGACACACCCCCGTCGCGGTTCGACGACCACCTCGCCGCCCAACTCCTCACGCAGCGGATCGTCTTCCTCGGCACCCAGGTGGACGAGGTCTCCGCGAACCGGGTGTGTGCGCAGATGCTCCTCCTGTCGGCGGAGGACCCGAAGACCGACATCAGCCTCTACATCAACAGTCCGGGCGGCTCGGTGACGGCCGGGCTGGCGATCTACGACACGATGCGGCTGATCCCGAACGACGTCTCCACCCTCGCCATGGGGTTCGCCGCGAGCATGGGGCAGTTCCTCCTCGCCGTCGGGACGGAGGGGAAACGCCATGCGCTGCCGAACGCGCGGATCATGATGCACCAGCCGTCGGCCGGCATCGGCGGGACCGCCGCCGATATCGCGATCCAGGCCGAGAACCTGGAGTTCACGAAGAAGGCCATCGAGCGCATCACCGCGAAGCACACCGGCCAGAGCGAGGAGACGATCTCCCGCGACGGCGACCGCGACCGGTGGTTCACGGCCGAGCAGGCGAAGGAGTACGGCATGGTCGATCACGTCGTCGAGTCGCTCGACAGCGTACGGCCGGCCGGTTCGCGTCGACGGGTGGGACTCTGA
- a CDS encoding DUF7848 domain-containing protein, with amino-acid sequence MARVMRSADWTLSIDLSGSGPIFEAECTSCGEASGPADDKAGPEIWCLRHAGRTGHTGFRGITTAFFRAALEGSSAVSESAAGQES; translated from the coding sequence ATGGCTCGGGTGATGCGGTCCGCCGACTGGACACTGAGCATCGATCTCTCAGGGAGCGGCCCGATCTTCGAGGCCGAGTGCACCTCGTGCGGAGAGGCTTCCGGGCCGGCGGACGACAAAGCGGGCCCGGAGATCTGGTGCCTGCGCCATGCGGGCCGCACTGGGCACACCGGGTTCCGGGGGATCACGACCGCGTTCTTCCGCGCGGCGCTGGAGGGCTCCTCTGCCGTCAGCGAATCTGCTGCGGGCCAAGAATCCTGA
- a CDS encoding ATP-binding protein has translation MDSSAGANDREVIRRWARHPRSVPLARAELRKTLAEWGLPQIEDAALLVLSELLTNAVRHARVSPGREIETRCRPVSDGVRIEVHDTADERPVMRSLDAEAVSGRGLSLVAAVADRWDVSDRTGPGKAVWAVLTVAGAGGDHSVRQQEGS, from the coding sequence ATGGACAGCAGCGCGGGAGCGAACGACCGTGAAGTGATTCGGCGTTGGGCACGCCATCCCCGTTCCGTCCCATTGGCGCGCGCTGAGTTACGCAAGACGTTGGCCGAATGGGGACTGCCGCAGATCGAGGATGCAGCCCTCCTGGTGCTCTCCGAGCTGCTGACGAACGCCGTCCGTCATGCGCGCGTATCCCCTGGGCGGGAGATCGAGACGCGCTGTCGGCCCGTCAGTGACGGCGTGCGGATCGAGGTCCACGACACGGCGGACGAGCGGCCGGTTATGCGGTCGCTCGATGCGGAGGCCGTCAGCGGAAGGGGGTTGAGCCTCGTGGCCGCCGTGGCAGACCGGTGGGACGTGAGCGACCGGACGGGGCCCGGCAAGGCGGTGTGGGCCGTTCTGACGGTTGCCGGCGCGGGCGGTGACCACAGTGTGCGGCAGCAGGAGGGGTCTTGA
- a CDS encoding helix-turn-helix domain-containing protein, translated as MPFPDEEHTGTRIAHHRKRTGLTQRGLAQRIPYSYSLLTQVESGHKPASPDLVAAVAKALCIDVTALTGQPYVTELQQDRLAELIRPIREALDLYDLGADPEITPRPADQLRTSADHLCAQIRATKLYDAALELPAAIAEITTAAHRTPSSQLWATLASTYRTAHDVSVKLGYYDLSTVALDRMDWAAARASDPLLGAVRQYMRALVYFREGEYSIGRRLISSGHGILEQAPPTHERHAVTGQLHLGASIIAARASDEHAVATHLAEAGSYADQVGEAKDVHWLSFGPTNVAVHAVSAHVEMRQYGKALRYAAELEIPDDWAVSRAAHFHVDQARAQMEAGRTEAALKSIVRARRLAPQQTRYHSGARETIRGLVHVSRRTPDTLDHLAAWVGL; from the coding sequence ATGCCCTTCCCCGACGAGGAACACACCGGAACCCGGATCGCGCACCACCGCAAGCGAACCGGGCTCACTCAGCGCGGGCTGGCCCAGCGGATCCCGTACTCGTACAGCCTGCTGACTCAGGTGGAGTCGGGGCACAAACCGGCCAGCCCCGACCTCGTGGCCGCTGTCGCCAAGGCGCTGTGCATCGACGTCACGGCGCTGACCGGGCAGCCGTATGTGACCGAGCTCCAGCAGGACCGGCTGGCCGAGCTGATCCGGCCGATCCGCGAAGCGCTCGACCTCTACGATCTCGGGGCCGACCCGGAGATCACACCGCGTCCTGCCGATCAGCTACGGACCTCCGCTGATCACCTTTGCGCACAGATCCGTGCGACGAAGCTGTACGACGCTGCCCTCGAACTCCCCGCTGCGATCGCAGAGATCACGACGGCTGCGCATCGAACGCCGTCCTCCCAGCTGTGGGCCACGCTGGCGAGCACGTACCGCACCGCGCACGACGTGTCGGTGAAGCTCGGGTACTACGACCTGTCGACAGTGGCGCTGGACCGGATGGACTGGGCGGCGGCGCGGGCCTCCGATCCCCTGCTGGGCGCGGTGCGCCAGTACATGCGCGCACTCGTCTACTTCCGTGAGGGTGAGTACTCGATCGGCCGGCGGCTGATCTCCTCCGGGCACGGAATCCTGGAACAGGCTCCGCCGACCCACGAACGCCATGCGGTCACCGGACAACTCCACCTCGGCGCCTCGATCATCGCCGCACGCGCCAGCGACGAGCATGCCGTTGCGACCCATCTGGCCGAGGCCGGCAGCTATGCCGATCAGGTGGGTGAAGCCAAGGACGTCCATTGGCTGTCCTTCGGGCCGACCAATGTCGCGGTGCACGCGGTGTCGGCGCATGTCGAGATGCGGCAGTACGGAAAAGCTCTGCGGTACGCGGCAGAGCTCGAGATCCCGGACGACTGGGCTGTCTCCCGCGCAGCCCACTTCCACGTCGATCAGGCGCGGGCCCAGATGGAGGCCGGGCGCACGGAGGCGGCCCTGAAGTCCATCGTCAGGGCACGGCGATTGGCTCCGCAGCAAACCCGCTATCACTCAGGGGCACGGGAGACGATCCGCGGCCTCGTCCACGTCTCGCGCCGTACGCCCGACACTCTCGATCACCTTGCAGCCTGGGTGGGGCTGTAG
- a CDS encoding flavoprotein yields the protein MTAKTANQVLYLLGSAAPPVLNVAGVIEQAKAAGWDVCLGLTPTAARWLDDQLPALERLTGHPVRCQYKLPREPDVWPPADVAVIAPATFNTINQWALGITDKFIVGFAAEAIGKGIPLITMPCVNVAYVQHVQFERSVDTLRSMGVTVLYGGGGFVPNEPGQGRPNEYPWHLALDTASSVLSP from the coding sequence ATGACGGCGAAGACGGCGAACCAGGTCCTTTACCTGCTGGGCAGCGCGGCGCCGCCTGTGCTCAACGTCGCGGGCGTGATCGAGCAGGCGAAGGCGGCGGGTTGGGACGTATGCCTCGGCCTGACGCCGACGGCCGCGCGCTGGCTGGACGACCAACTGCCCGCTCTGGAGAGGCTCACCGGGCACCCCGTACGCTGCCAGTACAAGCTGCCCAGGGAGCCGGACGTCTGGCCACCCGCTGACGTTGCCGTGATCGCTCCTGCGACGTTCAACACGATCAACCAGTGGGCGCTGGGGATCACGGACAAGTTCATCGTCGGCTTCGCTGCCGAGGCCATCGGCAAGGGCATCCCGCTGATCACGATGCCTTGCGTGAACGTCGCCTACGTCCAGCACGTCCAGTTCGAGCGCAGCGTCGACACTCTTCGTTCGATGGGCGTCACGGTGCTCTACGGCGGAGGCGGTTTCGTACCGAACGAGCCGGGGCAAGGGCGGCCGAATGAGTACCCCTGGCACTTGGCACTGGACACTGCCTCGTCAGTTCTCTCGCCGTGA
- a CDS encoding NAD(P)/FAD-dependent oxidoreductase, translated as MNTTATQQHEVLVLGAGYAGLSAAIQLAARTRKRGNLRVTLVNPYVNFTERLRLHMTATGQETAEMNIPELLDGTGAAFVRGWVTAVDAEAKTVRIDDDRVLRYDTLVYGLGSIAETVAVPGVDDHAYTLNSPEDAALFADRLTRLDGGTVVVGGGGLTGVEAAAEIAERHPELQVVLLGRQEPGASLHPKAKAHLDAALARLGVRVRSGVEVAKVLPDSVELSDGSGVPAAAVLWTSGTRVSPLAATAGLTVDERGRVVTDSALRSVSHPDVYAVGDAAAIRQGYGVMHGTCQGGMPTGVHAALSILRVLAGKEPKPFRFGYYHTPVSLGRNDAVVQFTHPDDSPRRLMLTGKRAAKYKETVTAAPWPTFARMKKMPASGAFWPHGGRYTRIRSAK; from the coding sequence ATGAACACGACAGCAACGCAACAGCACGAGGTCCTGGTCCTGGGAGCCGGCTACGCCGGGCTCTCCGCCGCGATCCAGCTCGCGGCCCGCACCAGGAAGCGTGGGAACCTGCGAGTGACGCTGGTCAACCCCTACGTCAACTTCACCGAGCGGCTCCGACTGCACATGACCGCCACCGGCCAGGAGACGGCCGAGATGAACATCCCGGAGCTGCTGGACGGCACCGGCGCCGCCTTCGTCCGCGGCTGGGTCACAGCCGTGGACGCCGAGGCGAAGACCGTCCGGATCGACGACGACCGGGTCCTGCGCTACGACACCCTGGTCTACGGCCTGGGCAGCATCGCGGAAACCGTCGCCGTCCCCGGCGTGGACGACCACGCGTACACCCTCAACAGCCCGGAGGACGCCGCCCTTTTCGCCGACCGGCTGACCCGGCTCGACGGCGGGACCGTCGTGGTCGGCGGCGGCGGCCTCACCGGCGTCGAGGCCGCCGCGGAGATCGCCGAGCGGCACCCGGAGCTCCAGGTGGTGCTGCTGGGCCGGCAGGAGCCGGGCGCGAGCCTGCACCCGAAGGCCAAAGCCCACCTGGACGCGGCGCTCGCCCGGCTCGGCGTGCGGGTGCGCAGCGGCGTCGAGGTGGCCAAGGTACTGCCGGACAGCGTCGAGCTCTCGGACGGCTCCGGCGTCCCGGCGGCCGCGGTGCTGTGGACCAGCGGCACCCGCGTCTCGCCGCTGGCTGCCACCGCGGGCCTGACCGTCGACGAGCGCGGCCGTGTGGTCACCGACAGTGCGCTGCGCTCGGTCTCCCACCCGGATGTCTACGCCGTGGGCGACGCGGCGGCGATCCGTCAGGGCTACGGCGTGATGCACGGGACCTGCCAGGGCGGCATGCCCACCGGCGTGCACGCGGCCCTCTCGATCCTGCGGGTGCTGGCCGGCAAGGAGCCCAAGCCCTTCCGCTTCGGCTACTACCACACACCCGTCAGCCTGGGCCGGAACGACGCCGTCGTGCAGTTCACCCACCCCGACGACAGCCCGCGCCGGCTCATGCTGACCGGCAAGCGGGCCGCGAAGTACAAGGAGACGGTCACCGCCGCGCCGTGGCCGACCTTCGCCCGCATGAAGAAGATGCCCGCCTCGGGCGCGTTCTGGCCGCACGGCGGCCGCTACACCCGGATCCGGAGCGCCAAGTGA
- a CDS encoding RNA polymerase sigma-70 factor, whose translation MTQPQQAGPDQLAFQQYRTLLFSVAYRLLGTAADAEDVVQDAWLKWSAADRSQVADPKAYLTRIVSNLAMERLRSTRHQRETYVGPWLPEPILTSPDTADGVATADSVSMALLVVLETLSPLERAVFVLKEVFAFSYAEIAEAVERSETAVRQAAHRAREHVQARRPRFTADRARQRDVTERFFAAATGGDINTLMELLSPDVTLWTDGGGKVRQALKPVVGLETVARWFAALGTVTYQGIEPGQMRAELTWINAGPGVVFRGPGRVVATLTFDFDPEGRISTIHNVANPDKLHAVADGTRHELF comes from the coding sequence GTGACCCAGCCACAGCAGGCCGGCCCCGACCAGCTCGCCTTCCAGCAGTACCGCACCCTGCTCTTCTCCGTCGCCTACCGCCTCCTCGGCACCGCCGCCGACGCCGAGGACGTGGTCCAGGACGCCTGGCTCAAGTGGTCGGCGGCCGACCGTTCCCAGGTCGCCGACCCCAAGGCCTATCTGACCCGGATCGTCTCCAACCTGGCGATGGAACGGCTTCGTTCGACCCGCCACCAGCGCGAGACCTACGTCGGACCGTGGCTCCCCGAGCCGATCCTCACCAGCCCGGACACCGCCGACGGCGTCGCCACGGCGGACTCGGTCTCCATGGCCCTGCTGGTCGTCCTGGAGACGCTGAGCCCCCTGGAGCGCGCGGTCTTCGTGCTGAAGGAGGTCTTCGCCTTCAGCTACGCGGAGATCGCGGAGGCGGTGGAACGCTCGGAGACAGCAGTCCGGCAGGCCGCGCACCGCGCCCGCGAGCACGTCCAGGCCCGCCGGCCCCGTTTCACCGCGGACCGCGCCCGCCAACGCGACGTCACCGAGCGCTTTTTCGCGGCGGCGACGGGCGGCGACATCAACACCCTCATGGAGCTGCTCTCCCCGGACGTGACGCTGTGGACCGATGGCGGCGGCAAGGTCCGCCAGGCCCTCAAGCCGGTCGTCGGCCTGGAGACCGTGGCCCGTTGGTTCGCCGCGCTCGGCACCGTGACCTACCAGGGCATCGAGCCCGGGCAGATGCGGGCAGAACTCACCTGGATCAACGCCGGCCCGGGCGTGGTCTTCCGCGGCCCGGGCCGCGTGGTCGCCACGCTGACTTTCGACTTCGACCCGGAAGGCCGCATCTCGACCATCCACAACGTGGCCAACCCGGACAAGCTCCACGCCGTCGCCGACGGCACTCGGCACGAACTCTTCTGA